The genomic segment TGAGATGTGAGCGGTTAGAAGCGCCTGCCCTAAAGCCTGAGGACCCCATtagatccctgagacccacatacTCACTTGTCCTGACTCCCACACCCAAGCTGTGTGTGGCTTATACATGcacaaaatcattttttaatgtggaaaaagaGGCACCTAACAGccttttttaataaaagggatTTTTAGAAGGGTGGGATGTTGATTTAGGAAAGGATCCAGAAGCGGCAAATTGATGTTTATTCTAaacggttcttttttttttttttctctcttgactTTTCCTTGTTTAGATAACCCAGTTTGTGCTACCTGCCGTTTCaaggtctcctcctcctcctggcctcTACTGGAGCCCCAGACCTGCTCCTTAGGTCCACCCTGCACCCTAGCTCGCCATGGGGAACCACTTGACTGACATGGCACCCACAGCCTCATCCTTTTTACCCCACTTTCAGGCCCTACATGTTGTGGTCATTGGGTTGGACTCAGCTGGGAAAACTTCCCTTCTTTACCGCCTCAAGTTCAAGGAGTTTGTCCAGAGTGTCCCCACCAAGGGCTTCAACACTGAGAAGATCCGAGTGCCCTTGGGGGGGTCCCGTGGAATCACTTTCCAGGTGTGGGATGTTGGGGGTCAGGAGAAGCTGCGGCCGCTGTGGCGCTCCTACACCCGCCGGACAGATGGACTGGTGTTTGTGGTGGACTCTGCCGAGACCGAAAGGTTAGAGGAGGCCAAGGTGGAGCTACACCGGATCAGCAAGGCCTCAGACAACCAGGGGGTGCCAGTGCTGGTGCTGGCCAACAAGCAGGACCAGCCCGGGGCGCTGAGTGCGGCGGAGGTGGAGAAGAGGCTGGCAGTCCGGGAGCTGGCAGCCGCCACGCTCACCCATGTGCAGGGCTGCAGTGCCGTGGACGGGCTGGGCCTGCAGCCAGGACTGGAGCGTCTGTATGAGATGATTCTGAAGAGGAAGAAAGCACCTCGGGCAAGCAAGAAGAGACGGTGACCCGAGACTGCCCCTACCCTACCTACTAGGGGTCAGTACAGATGATAGGCAGGGCCCGTGACCTCTCAGCCAGCCTGGGTGCTGGACCTCTCCACCTCAAAGGACTGAAGGAGCATGGGGAGGGGGTCCTGATTCGGTGCcacgtgggggaggggagatgaagCGTCTTCTGTGCTCCTCACCTCTAGAGGGTAGAGGCTGCAAGAGCGGAGACATACATGTAAATGCTGACTCTACCTCGACCCTGGTTCTCGGTTTCCTTCCCTAGCGTTTTATTTggatgtgtatttttattttttgcagggGGAGGGTGCACAGAGAGTTGCCCAGAGAATGCATTTGGGATGAATGGAGAACACCTCCTCTCGCCCCACGGTTGGGGGAGGGGTCTCCTCAGCTGCTCTTCTAGTCACAATCTTTTGGTGTCTGTGAAAGTGCCAAGAGTCCCCTCCCCCCCAGTTTGTAGATCCCCACCCCTTTTTATAAGCTTGTGTGTCCTCTCTATTACTGTTTTTTAGCATTTGCCTATAAGTTATTAAAGTTGGATGATTCTAGCTCATGTTTTGATCTGGCAATTTCTTCTCACTTACGTAGCCCTATGGAGAGTTCGGGATGTACATGGAGcgttgggggagggggactgcTTCTCCTGAACTGACAAACACTGACAAATTAGACTGTGTACTTATGGGGTGGCCAGTACAAATTCTGCAGGTAATTGAAAACCCCTAAGGCTGTTGCTGCCTGATCTAGTTTTAGGGGTCATGGCTCCTTTCTGACTTCTCACCTCCTCTGGTCCTTGCTTCTGAGACCAGCTGCTCCTGTGGTCTACCTGTGGGAAGTCTGTCTGCTCTTAGGTCTATCAGTACCCAAGCCCTTGAGGTATTCTGACCATCGctgctgccctagaactcacgtTGGTCTGATTTCtatccccccgcccccacccccttgGAGGATGTGGCAGGAATGGAAAGTAATTCCTGGCCTTAAGCCACCTCCAAGAGCTCAATCCTGCTGACTGCAGTTCTCTGGCAGCAGCTGGTGCTGGGGAGACCTGCATTGGCCTGGTGACTAAGCCTGagtcttcagcaatgggaacaGCTCTTCTCCCCAGAGGGGACAGCAGTCATAACCTACCCACTCCCAACCTGTGAGACAAGATGGGGGAAACACCATCTGCACACGTTACTGGAACAAGCGGAGGGTGGTGAGGTACACACCTGCAGTCTACACCAGCCTttggagggtggaggcaggagggtcaggaatcCAAGGCTAGTCTGGGTGACGTGAGACCCTGCCCCCCACACAATAGGTGGTAAGATAACACGTTAAGGTTGCCAGGTCGCCGAGATCCTGCTTAGGCTTCCAGGGGCCCCGCCCCCTGCAGGAAGGCCAGCCGCGTCTGAGCAGAACAATACGATTC from the Peromyscus eremicus chromosome 8a, PerEre_H2_v1, whole genome shotgun sequence genome contains:
- the Arl4d gene encoding ADP-ribosylation factor-like protein 4D translates to MGNHLTDMAPTASSFLPHFQALHVVVIGLDSAGKTSLLYRLKFKEFVQSVPTKGFNTEKIRVPLGGSRGITFQVWDVGGQEKLRPLWRSYTRRTDGLVFVVDSAETERLEEAKVELHRISKASDNQGVPVLVLANKQDQPGALSAAEVEKRLAVRELAAATLTHVQGCSAVDGLGLQPGLERLYEMILKRKKAPRASKKRR